From a single Planctomycetia bacterium genomic region:
- a CDS encoding glycerate dehydrogenase: MHITILDGWTTNPGDVSWEALERLGSLTVHERTAAVEVVGRSATADCLLTNKVPIDAATIAALPRLRYIGVLATGHNIVDGGAARARGIPVCNVPEYSTPNVAQATFALLLELTNRVGHHAATVRAGRWAACPDFCYWDGDLVELSGLTLGIIGYGRIGRAVAAVGRAFGMRILAHRLTPWTGPEAAELDTLLLESDVVSLHCPLTPTTAGIIGRENLAKMKPTAFLLNTSRGPLVDEAALADALNSGRLAGAGLDVLSSEPPYPSNPLLAARNCVITPHVAWATRNARRRLIETSAENVRAFLAGRPQHVVNG; the protein is encoded by the coding sequence ATGCACATCACCATCTTGGATGGTTGGACGACGAACCCCGGGGATGTCTCGTGGGAGGCCCTGGAACGCCTCGGATCGCTCACCGTCCACGAACGGACGGCGGCGGTCGAAGTGGTCGGCCGGAGCGCGACGGCCGACTGCCTGCTGACGAACAAGGTCCCGATCGACGCCGCCACGATCGCGGCCCTGCCGCGGCTGCGGTACATCGGTGTCCTCGCCACCGGTCACAACATCGTGGACGGGGGAGCGGCCCGGGCGCGGGGAATTCCGGTGTGCAATGTGCCGGAATACAGCACACCGAACGTGGCCCAGGCGACGTTCGCACTGCTCCTCGAACTCACCAACCGGGTCGGCCACCATGCGGCGACCGTCCGGGCGGGCCGCTGGGCTGCCTGTCCCGATTTCTGCTACTGGGACGGGGACCTGGTGGAACTGTCCGGGCTGACGCTCGGGATCATCGGCTACGGCCGGATCGGCCGGGCGGTAGCGGCAGTCGGCCGGGCCTTCGGGATGCGGATCCTGGCCCACAGGCTCACGCCGTGGACCGGACCGGAGGCCGCCGAACTCGACACCCTCCTGCTGGAGAGCGACGTCGTCAGCCTCCATTGCCCGCTGACGCCGACGACCGCCGGGATCATCGGCCGGGAGAACCTTGCCAAGATGAAGCCGACGGCCTTTCTTCTCAACACGTCCCGCGGCCCGCTCGTCGACGAGGCCGCCTTGGCTGACGCCCTCAACTCCGGCCGGCTGGCGGGGGCGGGACTCGACGTGCTTTCATCCGAGCCGCCTTACCCCTCGAATCCGCTGCTTGCCGCCCGCAACTGCGTGATCACGCCCCACGTCGCCTGGGCCACGCGGAACGCCCGGCGACGACTGATCGAGACCAGCGCCGAGAACGTGCGGGCGTTTCTCGCCGGCCGCCCGCAGCACGTCGTGAACGGCTGA
- a CDS encoding glycosyl transferase family 2 has product MLQIVVPMAGRGSRFATAGYTLPKPLIPVHGVPMIQLVIANLRPRQRHRFVFLCQQEHLDQFAMERTLRELAPSCCIVPVAGVTQGAACTVLLAREHIDNGDGLMIANSDQWVDHPVDDYLAALESRRLDGLIMTMTANDPKWSYVRFDDAGLITEVVEKRVISTEATVGIYNFRRGSDFVAAAERMIEHDLRVNGEFYVAPVYNQLIADGRRISYVNVGAEGDGMYGMGIPADLLAFEPNPACRRAIEAVDRFRALPRVA; this is encoded by the coding sequence ATGCTTCAGATCGTCGTTCCAATGGCGGGCCGCGGCAGCCGCTTCGCGACCGCCGGCTACACGCTCCCCAAGCCGCTGATCCCGGTGCACGGCGTGCCGATGATCCAGTTGGTGATCGCCAACCTCCGCCCTCGGCAGCGGCACCGCTTCGTGTTTCTCTGCCAGCAGGAGCACCTCGACCAGTTCGCGATGGAGCGGACGCTCCGCGAGCTCGCCCCCAGCTGCTGCATCGTGCCGGTCGCGGGCGTCACCCAGGGGGCGGCCTGCACCGTGCTCCTCGCCCGCGAGCACATCGACAACGGCGACGGGCTGATGATCGCCAACAGCGACCAGTGGGTCGACCATCCCGTCGACGACTACCTCGCTGCCCTCGAGTCGCGCCGGCTCGACGGCCTGATCATGACGATGACGGCCAACGACCCGAAGTGGTCGTACGTGCGGTTCGACGACGCCGGCCTGATCACCGAGGTGGTCGAGAAGCGCGTGATCTCCACCGAGGCCACGGTCGGGATCTACAACTTCCGTCGCGGCAGCGATTTCGTGGCTGCCGCCGAGCGCATGATCGAGCACGACCTGCGGGTCAACGGCGAGTTCTACGTCGCCCCCGTCTACAACCAGCTGATCGCCGACGGCCGGAGGATCTCCTACGTCAACGTCGGCGCCGAGGGCGACGGCATGTATGGCATGGGCATCCCGGCCGACCTGCTGGCCTTCGAGCCGAATCCCGCCTGCCGCCGGGCGATCGAGGCGGTCGATCGCTTCCGCGCCCTGCCCCGCGTCGCCTGA
- a CDS encoding haloacid dehalogenase, which translates to MTIKAVVFDMDGVLIEAKDWHYEALNQALGLFGFGISRQDHEQRFDGLPTRTKLLSLSQESALPVSLHGFINRMKQHYTAALARQYLTPNPLHLYALKSLRSEGFRLGVASNSIRSTIELMLSLAGLMPFFDFVLSNEDVQHPKPSPEIYLKAMTLADVAPEECLVLEDNPFGWQAAEEAGAHVLKIGVVNDVNYGNIRRTIEAINTRPAATTCPSLRRVA; encoded by the coding sequence ATGACGATCAAGGCGGTGGTTTTCGACATGGACGGCGTCCTGATCGAGGCCAAGGATTGGCACTACGAGGCGCTCAACCAGGCTCTCGGCCTGTTCGGCTTCGGCATCAGCCGGCAGGACCACGAGCAGCGGTTCGACGGCCTGCCGACGCGGACGAAGCTCCTGTCGCTGTCGCAGGAATCGGCGCTCCCCGTCTCGCTGCACGGCTTCATCAACCGCATGAAGCAGCACTACACGGCGGCCCTCGCCCGCCAGTACCTAACGCCCAACCCGCTCCACCTCTACGCCCTCAAGTCGCTGCGGTCCGAGGGCTTCCGGCTCGGCGTCGCCTCCAACTCGATCCGCAGCACGATCGAACTGATGCTGTCGCTGGCGGGGCTGATGCCGTTCTTCGACTTCGTCCTCAGCAACGAGGACGTGCAGCACCCCAAGCCGTCCCCGGAGATCTATCTCAAGGCCATGACGCTGGCCGACGTGGCCCCGGAGGAGTGTCTCGTGCTCGAGGACAACCCGTTCGGCTGGCAGGCGGCCGAGGAGGCGGGTGCCCACGTCCTCAAAATCGGCGTCGTCAACGATGTCAACTACGGCAACATCCGCCGGACCATCGAGGCGATCAATACCCGCCCGGCCGCGACCACGTGTCCGTCCCTGCGGCGGGTCGCCTGA
- a CDS encoding peptidase, translating to MQCIIPPYMAEQMARAADPRIRAQALVSLAHATAVRAARGVAGEVGRQAVAAPAPAGRQRLVYTANNKDMLPGRLVRSEGEPPTADPCANEAYDFSGDTYDFYLERFGRNSLDDAGMKLVSSVHVGESDGQDRYQPMNNAFWDGGQMAYGDGDGVVFQCFTRSLDVVAHELTHGVQAFTSDLLYRGQSGAINEHFADVFGVLVRQWRRQETGQQANWLVGADILVPAPTRRAIRDMERPGTAYVADPVLGTDPQPDHMARIYAGSADAGGVHINSGIPNRAFVLFAQALGGPAWDAPGGVWYEALLRLPRTATFATLAKTTARIATERVSAAAGKACRAAWKQVGL from the coding sequence TTGCAGTGCATCATCCCGCCCTACATGGCGGAGCAGATGGCCCGCGCCGCCGATCCGCGGATCCGTGCCCAGGCGCTCGTCTCCCTGGCCCATGCGACCGCCGTCCGGGCGGCCCGGGGCGTTGCCGGTGAGGTCGGCCGGCAGGCGGTCGCCGCGCCGGCACCGGCCGGCCGGCAGCGGCTCGTCTACACGGCGAACAACAAGGACATGCTGCCGGGCAGGCTCGTCCGCAGCGAGGGGGAGCCGCCGACCGCCGACCCGTGCGCCAACGAGGCCTACGACTTCTCCGGCGACACGTACGACTTCTATCTCGAGCGGTTCGGCCGCAACTCGCTCGACGACGCCGGCATGAAGCTCGTCTCCAGCGTGCACGTCGGCGAGTCGGACGGCCAGGACCGCTACCAGCCGATGAACAACGCCTTCTGGGACGGCGGGCAGATGGCCTACGGCGACGGCGACGGGGTCGTGTTCCAGTGCTTTACGCGGTCGCTCGACGTCGTGGCCCACGAACTGACGCACGGCGTGCAGGCGTTCACCAGCGACCTCCTCTACCGCGGCCAGTCGGGGGCGATCAACGAGCACTTCGCCGACGTCTTCGGCGTGCTGGTGCGGCAGTGGCGCCGGCAGGAAACCGGACAGCAGGCGAACTGGCTCGTCGGCGCGGACATTCTCGTGCCGGCGCCGACGCGGCGGGCGATCCGCGACATGGAGCGGCCGGGCACGGCGTACGTCGCCGATCCGGTGCTCGGCACCGATCCGCAGCCCGACCACATGGCCCGCATCTACGCGGGGAGCGCCGATGCGGGGGGCGTCCACATCAACTCGGGGATTCCGAACCGGGCCTTCGTGCTCTTCGCCCAGGCACTCGGCGGGCCGGCGTGGGACGCGCCGGGCGGCGTGTGGTATGAGGCGCTGCTGCGGCTGCCGCGGACGGCGACGTTCGCGACCCTCGCGAAGACGACCGCGCGGATCGCCACGGAACGGGTGTCGGCCGCGGCCGGCAAGGCCTGCCGGGCGGCGTGGAAGCAGGTCGGCCTGTAG
- a CDS encoding hypothetical protein (possible pseudo, internal stop codon): MPRAPGPRGAAGGRPRHRTKTEDMFHGVRACAALFAHRPAEIVRVYLEERRRRQFASLLEWCGRERKGFQIVAADNLARLTGATHHEGIAILARQVRRWTLAELLPEIEAGAVGRPVLYLDGVQNPHNLGSILRTAAHFGTAGVLGATGMLPPLSPAAVRVAEGAAEVVPVCDLADPAADLDRLRKAGYRVVVTSSRRGEPLFTARLPERPLIVLGAEGEGVSEAVDRRADLRVRIPGTDAVESLNVSVACGILLGEVWRRRQG, translated from the coding sequence GTGCCGCGGGCTCCCGGGCCGCGCGGCGCGGCCGGCGGCCGGCCGCGGCACCGGACGAAGACCGAGGACATGTTCCACGGCGTGCGGGCCTGCGCCGCCCTGTTCGCCCACCGGCCCGCGGAGATCGTCCGCGTCTATCTGGAGGAGCGGCGCCGCCGGCAGTTCGCCTCCCTGCTGGAATGGTGCGGCCGCGAACGGAAGGGCTTCCAGATCGTCGCCGCCGACAACCTTGCCCGGCTGACCGGCGCCACGCACCACGAGGGGATCGCCATCCTCGCCCGTCAGGTCAGACGCTGGACGCTCGCCGAGCTCCTCCCCGAGATCGAGGCCGGGGCAGTGGGGCGGCCGGTGTTGTATCTCGATGGCGTCCAGAATCCACACAACCTCGGCTCGATCCTGCGCACGGCGGCGCACTTCGGCACGGCCGGCGTGCTCGGCGCCACGGGCATGCTCCCGCCCCTCTCGCCGGCGGCCGTTCGCGTGGCCGAGGGGGCTGCCGAGGTGGTGCCGGTCTGCGACCTCGCCGACCCGGCGGCCGACCTCGATCGGCTGCGAAAAGCCGGCTACCGGGTCGTGGTCACGTCGAGCCGGCGCGGCGAGCCCCTGTTCACGGCCCGCCTGCCCGAGCGGCCGCTGATTGTGCTCGGCGCCGAAGGGGAGGGGGTCTCGGAGGCGGTCGACCGCCGGGCCGATCTGCGGGTACGGATTCCGGGCACCGACGCCGTCGAGAGCCTCAACGTCTCGGTCGCCTGCGGCATCCTGCTCGGCGAGGTCTGGCGGCGCCGGCAGGGGTGA
- a CDS encoding ABC transporter substrate-binding protein has translation MRRWWAIGGLAMVAAAACLLVRADDDDPPAPKVPAVFAAYATSIREPWNQVIHAALRKAEQDGRVRYEWKDALDTVEKQLAAVERALADKTDIIVADSTDARDEILAVAQRHPATAFLVAGAGEPQKPNVSTFDSALVEPAYLCGLLAGKLSESKVVGIVAGKHEPEPQRTINAFRAGAREANPEIKVRLDFIDSWFDPEKARAAALKQIAAGADVIFAERAGAIAAARETGVRAFGNMIDQNAEAPEHVITGPIWNMQPAIDHVIARVAAGQVEAENLQRFANLAKGGVALAPWHGHDEKLPADLLELVRKRQAEIVAGTLTVPSDPAEPKAD, from the coding sequence ATGCGGCGATGGTGGGCGATCGGCGGGCTGGCGATGGTCGCGGCGGCGGCCTGCCTGCTCGTGCGCGCCGACGACGACGATCCGCCGGCCCCGAAGGTGCCCGCCGTCTTCGCCGCCTACGCGACGTCGATCCGCGAGCCGTGGAATCAGGTGATCCATGCGGCGCTGCGCAAGGCCGAGCAGGACGGCCGCGTGCGCTATGAATGGAAGGACGCGCTCGACACCGTCGAAAAGCAACTGGCGGCGGTGGAGCGGGCCCTCGCCGACAAGACCGACATCATCGTCGCCGACTCGACCGACGCCCGCGACGAGATCCTCGCCGTCGCCCAACGCCACCCGGCGACCGCGTTCCTCGTGGCCGGCGCCGGCGAGCCGCAGAAGCCGAACGTCTCGACGTTCGACAGCGCGCTCGTCGAGCCGGCCTATCTGTGCGGCCTCCTCGCCGGCAAGCTGAGCGAGTCGAAGGTCGTGGGCATCGTGGCCGGAAAGCACGAGCCGGAGCCGCAGCGCACGATCAACGCCTTCCGCGCCGGCGCCCGCGAGGCCAATCCGGAGATCAAGGTGCGGCTCGACTTCATCGACTCGTGGTTCGATCCGGAGAAGGCGCGGGCGGCCGCCCTCAAGCAGATCGCGGCGGGGGCGGACGTGATCTTCGCAGAGCGGGCCGGCGCGATCGCCGCCGCCCGGGAGACGGGGGTTCGGGCGTTCGGCAACATGATCGATCAGAACGCCGAGGCCCCGGAGCACGTGATCACCGGCCCGATCTGGAACATGCAGCCGGCCATCGACCACGTCATCGCCCGGGTCGCGGCCGGACAGGTCGAGGCGGAAAACCTCCAGCGGTTCGCGAACCTCGCCAAGGGGGGCGTGGCCCTGGCACCGTGGCACGGCCACGATGAAAAGCTTCCGGCGGATCTGCTCGAGCTGGTGCGGAAGCGGCAGGCGGAAATCGTCGCCGGCACCCTCACGGTCCCCTCCGATCCGGCGGAGCCGAAGGCCGACTGA
- the solA gene encoding N-methyltryptophan oxidase yields MGSAAACHLARRGVRVLALDRFPLAHDRGSSHGQTRLIRLAYYEHPDYVPLLLRARDLWLDLEADVGRTLLNESGLLAAGPATGTVVAGTLASARAHSLPVEPLSARAAVARWPAFRMPDDWQAVFEARAGQLAVEDCVRAHAEMATRAGATLRHGVTVHDWQIEDGRVIVRTDAGDFAADRLVLCPGPWAAGLLRLPRPPLVVLRKSLFWYAPPHATASPYAAGRLPCFAFDTPAGFFYGFPALDARGLKVAEHTGGRPVAAADDVDRGIDPHERQRIEGWLGDHLPGVGTRLEGHAACLYTMTPDHHFLLGPHPDHPQVALAAGLSGHGFKFASVVGEILADLATEGRTRHPIDFLSPGRFA; encoded by the coding sequence ATGGGCTCGGCCGCGGCCTGCCATCTCGCCCGGCGCGGCGTGCGCGTGCTTGCCCTCGACCGCTTTCCGCTCGCCCACGACCGGGGCAGCTCCCACGGCCAGACCAGACTCATCCGCCTCGCCTACTACGAGCATCCGGACTACGTGCCGCTCCTGCTCCGCGCCCGCGACCTGTGGCTCGATCTCGAGGCGGACGTCGGCCGCACGCTGCTCAACGAATCGGGCCTGCTGGCTGCGGGGCCGGCCACCGGCACGGTCGTCGCCGGCACGCTCGCCTCGGCCCGTGCGCACTCCCTGCCGGTCGAGCCGCTCTCGGCCCGCGCGGCCGTTGCCCGCTGGCCCGCCTTCCGCATGCCCGACGACTGGCAGGCGGTCTTCGAGGCCCGGGCCGGGCAGCTCGCCGTCGAGGACTGCGTCCGCGCCCACGCGGAGATGGCGACCCGTGCCGGCGCGACGCTCCGGCACGGCGTGACGGTCCACGACTGGCAGATCGAGGATGGCCGGGTGATCGTCCGCACCGACGCCGGCGACTTTGCCGCAGACCGGCTCGTGCTCTGCCCCGGGCCCTGGGCGGCTGGTCTTCTCCGGCTCCCCCGGCCGCCGCTCGTCGTGCTGCGAAAATCTCTGTTCTGGTACGCGCCGCCACATGCGACCGCGTCGCCCTACGCCGCCGGCCGGCTTCCCTGCTTCGCCTTCGACACGCCGGCCGGGTTCTTCTACGGGTTTCCGGCGCTCGATGCCCGCGGCCTGAAGGTCGCCGAGCACACCGGCGGCCGGCCGGTCGCCGCGGCCGACGACGTCGATCGCGGGATCGATCCTCACGAGCGGCAGCGGATCGAGGGCTGGCTCGGTGATCATCTGCCCGGCGTCGGCACGCGGCTTGAGGGACACGCGGCCTGCCTGTACACGATGACGCCCGACCACCACTTCCTGCTTGGCCCGCATCCCGACCATCCGCAGGTCGCGCTGGCGGCGGGATTGTCCGGGCACGGCTTCAAGTTCGCGAGCGTCGTCGGCGAGATCCTCGCCGATCTCGCGACCGAAGGCCGGACGCGGCACCCGATCGACTTCCTGTCTCCCGGCCGCTTCGCCTGA